The Gloeocapsa sp. PCC 73106 genome segment GTAAATCGGGAAAAGTTACCGTACCTGGGAAGCTTTCTGATGAATTACCACTAGGAACCTTGAACAGTATCCTTAAACAAGCTCAACTTAAAGGAGAAAATTAGTGCGTTATGCGATTTTAATTGAAAAAGCGGAAAATAATTATGCGGCTTATGTCTCTGATGTTCCAGGTTGTGTCGCAACTGGAGCAACTTTGGCAGAAGTCAAACAACACATACAAGAAGCACTCTTATTTCACTTTGAAGGAATGTTAGAAGATTCAGAATCGATTCCTCAAGCCACTACTCTCTGTGACTATGTAAACATTGAAATTCCTATTCAAGTATAGCTCTACAGTTGTAGTAAAAAGTAAAATTATAAGTCTATAGACGGCTCTTCCGTACTTGTGGTGATAAGCAAAACTTATCGGTTATAGGGAAGGAACAGTCAAGAAAATGTTATGGCAAGAGGCAAGAGCTGAGAAAATGTAACTTGGGATACGGTTTACCCCAAATTGCCGAGAGAGCCGTATTAGCGATCCGAAGCAGTCAGGGACGGTGAAAATTGGATATTATGGGGGTGGAATTTCTAATTGCTTACAGATTCTGATGGTTGTAAATTCAGGAATTTCTCGATGACGCGGAATAGAAGTGCGGCGTCTATTTTGAGGATTTTCCCAAATTGAATGTTCTGCGCCTTCTCGAACTAATTGACAACCTTGTTGATTTAAATAGTGAATTAAATCTCGCCGTTTCATGAGACGGCTAAATCGGGTAAAATTGAAACACGAGATGCTGCTGTTAAAATTAGATAGATTGGTTCTTCTAAATCTGCTTCAGGATCGCTAATTAAAGGATCAGGAAATGGCAAAGATTCTCCATTAACTAAGTTAGTTTCAGCCATCTCAACCAGTGCATTTGCTAATGAATGACGAACCTTTTCTAAGTTTTCTGCATAGGAAATTGTCCCAGGAAAGTCTAATACTTCCCCGTGAACGCCCTGATCTAGAAACTTATACATCGCTTTGTAAATTAGCATTTTTCTTTTTTCACAAATTGAATCACAGCACTAAAAATTAGCAGCATTTTAACATACTATAGGTTCTGATAGTATTTAGTAGGATTGATGGTGCTGATTCACGTATTCTCGCAAAGCTCGGTTGATATTGGTCTGATAGCCTTCACCTTCAAGATGGTGCGTTTTAAACCAATCGATCAGATCTGCATCTAGCTGAAGCGTAATCTGCAACTTGAGCGGGCGGTAAAACAACCCTTGCTTGGCGCCGC includes the following:
- a CDS encoding type II toxin-antitoxin system HicA family toxin, which translates into the protein MKRRDLIHYLNQQGCQLVREGAEHSIWENPQNRRRTSIPRHREIPEFTTIRICKQLEIPPP
- a CDS encoding type II toxin-antitoxin system HicB family antitoxin, with translation MRYAILIEKAENNYAAYVSDVPGCVATGATLAEVKQHIQEALLFHFEGMLEDSESIPQATTLCDYVNIEIPIQV
- a CDS encoding BrnA antitoxin family protein, whose product is MKKETSKELTAKQKTQLEALAALPDDQINTDDIPEVQDWSGAKQGLFYRPLKLQITLQLDADLIDWFKTHHLEGEGYQTNINRALREYVNQHHQSY